In Capricornis sumatraensis isolate serow.1 chromosome 16, serow.2, whole genome shotgun sequence, a genomic segment contains:
- the P2RY2 gene encoding P2Y purinoceptor 2, which translates to MATGPDTWNGTTNGTWDGDELDYKCRFNESFKYVLLPVSYGVVCVLGLCLNAAALYVFLCRLKTWNASTTYMFHLAVSDALYAASLPLLVYYYAQGDHWPFSTVLCKLVRFLFYTNLYCSILFLTCISVHRCLGVLRPLHSLRWGRARYARRVAFAVWVLVLSCQAPVLYFVTTSTRGDHIICHDTSAPELFGHFVAYSSVMLSLLFAVPFAVILVCYVLMARRLLKPAYGTAGGLPRAKRKSVRTIAIVLTVFVLCFLPFHATRTLYYSFRSLGLSCRTLDAINLAYKVTRPLASANSCLDPVLYFLAGQRLVRFARDAKPPTDPTPPTQARHRLGLHRSYGAHADRTEDSASRENSRGTESSLAGSGADTKDVWL; encoded by the coding sequence ATGGCCACAGGCCCGGACACCTGGAATGGCACCACCAATGGCACGTGGGATGGGGATGAGCTGGACTACAAGTGCCGCTTCAATGAGAGCTTCAAGTACGTGCTGCTGCCCGTGTCCTATGGCGTGGTGTGCGTGCTCGGGCTGTGTCTGAACGCCGCGGCGCTCTACGTCTTCCTGTGCCGCCTCAAGACCTGGAACGCCTCCACCACGTACATGTTCCACCTGGCCGTGTCGGATGCGCTGTACGCCGCCTCCCTGCCCCTGCTGGTCTACTACTACGCCCAAGGTGACCACTGGCCCTTCAGCACCGTGCTCTGCAAGCTGGTGCGCTTCCTCTTCTACACCAACCTTTACTGCAGTATCCTGTTCCTCACGTGCATCAGCGTGCACCGCTGCCTGGGCGTCCTGCGGCCGCTGCACTCGCTGCGCTGGGGCCGGGCCCGCTACGCCCGCCGGGTGGCGTTCGCCGTGTGGGTGCTGGTGCTGTCCTGCCAGGCCCCTGTGCTGTACTTCGTCACCACGAGCACCCGAGGCGACCACATCATCTGCCATGACACCTCGGCACCCGAGCTCTTCGGCCACTTCGTGGCCTACAGCTCTGTCATGCTGAGCCTGCTCTTCGCGGTGCCCTTCGCCGTCATCCTGGTCTGTTACGTACTCATGGCTCGGCGGCTGCTCAAGCCGGCCTACGGGACCGCCGGCGGCCTGCCACGGGCCAAGCGCAAGTCCGTGCGCACCATCGCCATTGTGCTGACTGTCTTCGTCCTCTGCTTCCTGCCTTTCCACGCCACCCGCACTCTCTACTACTCCTTCCGCTCGCTGGGCCTCAGCTGCCGCACCCTCGACGCCATCAACTTGGCTTACAAGGTCACCCGGCCGCTGGCCAGCGCCAACAGTTGCCTCGACCCCGTGCTCTACTTCCTGGCTGGGCAGAGGCTTGTGCGCTTTGCCCGGGATGCCAAGCCACCCACagaccccacccctcccacccaggctcgCCACCGGCTGGGCCTGCACAGGTCCTACGGAGCTCACGCTGACAGGACAGAAGACTCGGCCAGCCGTGAGAACTCCAGGGGGACAGAGTCCTCGCTGGCTGGTAGTGGCGCTGACACTAAGGACGTCTGGCTGTAG